From a single Fulvivirga ulvae genomic region:
- a CDS encoding aminopeptidase P family protein: MKYTPLGKELFIENRRRLANEMKTNAIAIFNSNDTMPTNADGTMPFRQNNDLFYLSGIDQEESILILYPDFHDKKLREILFLKETNENIAIWEGHKYTKAEATETSGVEKIYWLSQFEGVFNTLMAEVEYVYLNTNEHIRADVAVETRDKRFGKWCRDKYPVHKYERSAPLMHKLRAIKSSKEIEAMQTACDITEKGFRRVLQFVKPGVMEYEVESEYIHEFIRNRSRGFAYIPIIASGFNACVLHYIENSKECKAGDVLLMDVGAEYANYNADMTRAIPVSGKFTKRQKDVYNAVLHVKREAMKMLKPGNVIPEYHKEVGKIMESELLRLKLLDKTDIKKQDADNPAYKKYFMHGTSHHIGLDVHDVGNVYREMQPGMVFTVEPGIYIREENLGIRLENDVLIAEDGLMDLMKNIPIEAEEIEELMNS; this comes from the coding sequence ATGAAATATACTCCCCTAGGAAAAGAACTTTTTATAGAAAACAGAAGAAGGTTGGCCAACGAGATGAAAACAAATGCTATTGCTATTTTCAACTCAAACGATACTATGCCAACCAACGCTGATGGTACAATGCCATTCAGGCAGAATAATGACTTGTTTTATCTGTCCGGGATTGATCAGGAAGAAAGCATATTGATCCTGTATCCGGATTTTCACGACAAGAAGCTTCGCGAAATACTTTTTCTGAAAGAAACTAACGAAAATATTGCCATTTGGGAAGGACATAAATACACCAAAGCAGAGGCGACAGAGACTTCGGGAGTTGAGAAGATATACTGGTTATCTCAATTTGAAGGGGTATTTAATACGTTGATGGCTGAAGTGGAGTATGTATACCTAAATACTAATGAACATATCCGGGCCGATGTTGCCGTCGAAACCAGAGATAAACGCTTTGGCAAATGGTGTCGCGATAAGTATCCGGTTCACAAATACGAAAGGTCCGCTCCCTTAATGCACAAGCTGAGGGCAATCAAGTCTTCAAAAGAGATTGAGGCCATGCAAACGGCCTGTGATATAACCGAAAAGGGATTCAGGCGTGTACTGCAGTTTGTAAAACCCGGTGTGATGGAATATGAAGTGGAGTCAGAGTATATCCATGAGTTTATCCGAAACCGGTCACGAGGGTTTGCATATATTCCTATTATTGCTTCAGGGTTTAATGCCTGCGTGCTTCACTACATAGAAAACAGCAAGGAATGTAAGGCAGGCGATGTATTGTTGATGGATGTGGGGGCCGAATACGCTAACTATAATGCTGATATGACACGTGCCATCCCGGTATCTGGAAAATTTACCAAAAGACAAAAGGATGTGTACAATGCTGTGCTGCATGTAAAGCGTGAAGCCATGAAAATGCTTAAACCGGGGAACGTAATACCAGAGTATCACAAAGAGGTAGGTAAAATCATGGAAAGCGAACTTTTGCGGCTCAAACTTCTGGATAAAACAGATATCAAAAAGCAGGATGCTGATAACCCGGCATACAAAAAATACTTTATGCATGGCACATCGCATCATATTGGCTTGGATGTACATGATGTGGGTAACGTATATCGGGAAATGCAACCGGGAATGGTGTTTACTGTTGAGCCAGGAATATATATAAGAGAGGAGAACCTGGGTATCAGGCTTGAGAATGATGTGCTAATTGCTGAAGATGGATTAATGGACCTGATGAAGAATATCCCTATTGAGGCTGAGGAAATTGAAGAACTGATGAATAGCTGA
- a CDS encoding RidA family protein, producing MKHSDILNSDKAPEPVGLYPHARRVGNLLFLSGVGPRKKGSKEIPGVTLDEQGNIVAYDIEAQCHSVFENVRHVLEASGSGWDKLIDVTVFLTNMKEDFSKYNEIYAQYFKDNQPCRTTVEVNALPTPIAIELKCIALAE from the coding sequence ATGAAACATAGCGATATATTAAATTCAGACAAAGCCCCTGAGCCAGTTGGCCTGTACCCTCATGCAAGAAGAGTGGGTAACCTGCTTTTTCTATCGGGTGTCGGTCCGAGGAAGAAAGGGAGCAAAGAGATCCCGGGTGTAACACTGGATGAGCAGGGTAATATTGTGGCTTACGATATAGAAGCGCAGTGTCATTCTGTGTTTGAGAATGTGAGGCATGTGCTGGAGGCCTCCGGTTCGGGTTGGGATAAACTTATCGATGTTACTGTTTTTTTGACTAATATGAAGGAGGACTTTAGTAAATATAATGAAATATATGCTCAGTATTTCAAAGATAACCAGCCCTGCAGAACAACGGTTGAGGTCAATGCCTTACCAACACCTATTGCCATAGAGCTAAAATGCATAGCTCTGGCAGAATAA
- a CDS encoding ABC transporter permease, whose protein sequence is MFRNLFKIAVRNILKEKGYSIINILGLAIGITCSMFLGLYIMDELSYDRYHVNADNIYRVVSNIKEPDNSFTWAVAQIPMADELRQNYPDVVNAVRFFGLGRNLYKYEDKSFYEEDVFLADSTVFDMFSYEFIAGDPKTSLDEPYSMVVTESMADKYFGTTDCLNLSLTDQDNDQLKITGVIKDVPVNSHFRFDALISRNSAPDYRGSWGNFGVFTYIQLPEDYEPAGFDANFDKIVSDHVNPIFEQFKISINYELQRITDIHLYSKIQDEAEEGGDISYIYIFGAVAIFMLIIASINYMNLATARSTQRAKEVGVRKVMGAGKKQLISQFIVESVVMSLIALVVSILLIYALLPAFNNLANKQIEVSYLFQVEVLLVLFGVVLFIGIIGGSYPAFYLSRFNPVNVLKGKLSTKGGNAILRKSLVVLQFSISIFMLISTLVVFDQLRFLMNKDLGFNKEQVLRFEMPDDQMRAGYSGLRQKLLSNPDIINVASSSSSPGNNVNKVIFNVETEEGQMNERGIDFFIADFDFIEAMQMSVVEGRNFSRDILSDTSLAVLVNESMVDRMGWTEPLGKKFDIPQRGGTVVTKQVIGVVKDYHQNSLYDEIEPLMIMYGDDSYYGYVKLKTSDIAKTVAEIEAIWQQNFVNKPFEYNFLDQDFASQYASDKRRGDIFTIFSSLTIAIACLGLLGLTAFTTERRTKEIGIRKVIGASVKSIVVLLSKEFVVLVLIATAIAFPVAWYFMDTWLQAFAYRIELINEVPTFVLSAAIALSIIILTMSYHTIRAATSNPVNALKDE, encoded by the coding sequence ATGTTTAGAAATCTTTTTAAGATAGCCGTCAGAAATATTCTGAAAGAAAAGGGCTATAGTATAATTAATATTCTGGGACTGGCTATTGGTATTACGTGCAGCATGTTCCTCGGGCTCTATATCATGGATGAGCTCAGCTACGACAGGTACCATGTTAATGCAGATAACATTTATCGTGTAGTATCTAACATCAAAGAACCTGATAATTCTTTTACATGGGCAGTAGCCCAGATCCCAATGGCCGATGAGCTAAGGCAAAATTATCCTGATGTTGTCAATGCTGTTCGGTTTTTTGGTCTGGGAAGGAACCTGTATAAGTACGAGGATAAGTCTTTCTATGAAGAAGACGTTTTTCTGGCAGACTCTACTGTGTTTGACATGTTCTCTTATGAATTTATTGCCGGTGATCCGAAGACATCCCTTGATGAGCCGTATTCGATGGTCGTTACGGAAAGTATGGCTGATAAGTATTTCGGGACTACCGACTGCCTCAATCTGTCCCTGACTGATCAGGACAATGATCAACTAAAAATTACAGGTGTAATTAAAGATGTTCCTGTAAACTCTCATTTTAGGTTTGATGCCCTGATTTCGCGCAATTCTGCACCAGATTATCGCGGCAGCTGGGGCAATTTTGGTGTTTTTACATACATACAACTCCCTGAGGATTATGAGCCTGCAGGCTTTGACGCAAACTTTGATAAAATAGTCAGTGATCACGTTAACCCAATATTTGAGCAGTTTAAGATCAGTATTAATTACGAGCTTCAGAGAATCACTGATATTCATCTCTATTCTAAAATTCAGGACGAAGCAGAGGAAGGCGGAGATATTTCTTACATCTATATTTTTGGGGCTGTAGCCATTTTTATGCTCATAATAGCCAGTATTAACTATATGAACCTTGCCACGGCCCGATCAACCCAAAGGGCGAAGGAAGTGGGAGTGAGAAAGGTAATGGGAGCCGGTAAAAAGCAGTTGATCAGCCAGTTTATTGTAGAGTCTGTAGTAATGAGCCTGATAGCACTTGTGGTAAGTATATTGTTAATTTATGCACTGCTTCCTGCTTTCAATAACCTGGCAAATAAGCAAATTGAGGTCAGCTACCTGTTTCAGGTCGAAGTGCTATTGGTGCTTTTTGGCGTAGTACTGTTTATAGGTATTATAGGAGGCAGCTATCCGGCCTTTTATCTCTCCCGGTTTAATCCGGTAAATGTGTTGAAAGGCAAGCTATCAACAAAGGGCGGTAATGCCATACTAAGAAAATCACTTGTAGTGCTTCAATTCAGTATTTCAATCTTTATGCTGATCTCTACGCTTGTGGTATTTGACCAGCTCAGGTTTTTAATGAATAAGGACCTGGGGTTCAATAAAGAGCAGGTTTTGAGGTTCGAAATGCCAGATGATCAAATGCGGGCCGGTTATAGTGGGCTTCGTCAAAAGCTTTTAAGTAATCCGGATATCATTAATGTGGCTTCATCATCATCAAGCCCGGGAAACAATGTCAATAAAGTAATCTTTAACGTAGAAACCGAGGAAGGGCAGATGAACGAACGTGGAATAGACTTTTTTATTGCAGACTTTGATTTTATAGAAGCTATGCAGATGTCTGTTGTGGAGGGGAGAAATTTTTCAAGGGACATCCTGTCTGATACATCTCTTGCAGTGCTTGTTAATGAGTCTATGGTGGACAGAATGGGGTGGACGGAGCCTCTGGGGAAGAAATTTGATATTCCTCAGCGAGGAGGTACAGTGGTTACCAAGCAGGTAATAGGTGTAGTGAAGGACTACCACCAGAACTCTTTGTATGACGAAATAGAGCCATTGATGATCATGTATGGCGATGACAGCTATTACGGTTACGTGAAGTTGAAGACATCAGATATAGCAAAAACTGTTGCGGAGATTGAAGCAATCTGGCAACAGAACTTTGTAAACAAGCCTTTCGAATATAATTTTCTTGATCAGGATTTTGCGTCTCAATATGCTTCAGATAAAAGAAGGGGCGATATTTTTACTATATTCTCATCCTTGACCATAGCTATTGCATGCCTGGGCTTACTTGGACTGACAGCATTTACCACTGAGAGAAGGACCAAAGAAATAGGGATAAGGAAAGTAATAGGTGCCAGCGTAAAAAGTATTGTAGTTTTGCTTTCAAAGGAGTTTGTAGTTTTGGTTTTAATAGCTACCGCAATAGCTTTCCCGGTGGCCTGGTATTTTATGGATACATGGCTCCAGGCCTTTGCGTATCGCATAGAACTCATAAATGAAGTGCCTACATTCGTGCTTTCTGCGGCAATAGCATTATCAATTATCATACTCACTATGAGCTATCATACCATCAGGGCTGCTACATCAAACCCGGTAAATGCACTGAAAGACGAATAA